The genomic interval TCTCCATGCCTGGACTAATTCCCTCGCCCATTGGTACCCTTTTGGGGGTTCCCCTTGGGAGAGTGTAGAGCTCAGACACAATACCCCTCCCCACATCTAGGAAGTGCCCCGTGTTAGCTGCGCCTGCTTGAGGAGCAAAAGGCTTAGGGAGTGTTGATGCTGTGTGGTCTGCCTCAGTGGCCGGCCATGGTCAGGGCCACTCACATCTGCTCCAGCTGTTGCTGGATAGTCAGGTATGCCCAGAGTCTCTCCATGAAGTTGTGGAAAATGTACTTGGGGCTCTGAAACTCCTCCTCCTGCTTGGCCACACTGGACTTAGTTTGGAAGGTGACATTCTGCTTGTGCTAGAAAGAGAGGCCCAGCCAGGTCAAGAGCAATGAGGGCCCAAAGTCTGCACCTGCCCTGTACTTCAGTGCTCTTCTGTGAGAGACCTGACTAGAGCTGGGGCAGGTCCAGTTCACTGACCATAGGGGCCTCATTTCCTCTGGAGGGAGCGTAGGGAGGGGGTTTAGCAGTGCCAGGGTCTCTGTCACAGAGACTCCAAGGGTGAGAAGAAGGCCCCCTGTCCCAGCACAGCAAAGCAGGTGATAAGCCAGGACCTAGGCCAGCTGACCTCTTGGGGGAAAGGGTAATAAGGATTAGAACTAAACCTCAGCCCAGTGTAAACACAGCAGCAGGAAGAATTTGCAAATGCATGAGAAACAGAAAGGATCCCCAGATGGGCacagtaatcccagcggctcaggaggctgaggcaggaggatcatgagatcaaaaccagcctcagcatcttagcaaggccctaagcaactcagcaagaccctgtctctaaataaagttcaaaaaagggctgggaatggagctcagtggttaattacccctgggttcaatccccagtataaaaaaaaagtgtccccAGACACAACCCACCTCACCCCAAAGATGAGAAAAAAGGACAGAAAGGCTCAGTCTGTTCATCTGTGGCTCTCCCTTGTCCAACTGTACCCTCAGACTGTTGGCATGAGGACTGGAGGGGATGGCAATTAGGAAGGAATCCCTGCTGTCACCTCGTACTCTCAAGAATGGTGAGGGGGTGGAGCACAGAGTGCTGAGTGCCCACATGTGCCAGGAACAGCAGGTGCTCTCATGAGATTCTATGTGGTCTAATTGAGCCTCCACCATGAACTCATGCAGCAGGGGTTGGTCTCATGCCTAGGAGGCCGAGGGGAAACCTGAGGCCCAGGAAACATGGAGACTCATTCAAGGTCAATCAGCTGGAGCTCAGCAGGGCTGAGATTTGGGGCAGAAAGGtggaggctgccccagctgccccTGTCCTCACCATCTTCCCCTTGACTATGGCTGACAGCACATCAGGGCTCTTGTCTCGGAGTTTGCCAGCCACCACCATCTCTGAGCCCTTGAAGAAGAGTCGGAAGTTGTCCTGCGTGACCTCTTCCACAGCATTGCTTGGGTACTGGAAGGCCACTGTTGTCAGCAGGGGGTTGGCCACCTCCTGGTAGAAGTCCTACGGGATCAGGGGAGGGGTGTCACAAAGGCCTAGGCTGGGTCTGCCTGGCTCTCTGCAGCCCACCTGGGGCACACTGGCacctgtagctgcagggcagaaTCTGAGTCCTCATAGATGCGCCGAGCCAGGCCGCCGTTGTCCAGAGCCATCTTCTCCAGGAAGGCGTAACTGACGTCAAAGCCAAAGCCCAGGCAGAAGAGGCTGTACTGGCCATCTATGGCTTCCTGAACATTCTTTTGGATCTTTGTGGGATTGATCTCCCCTGGACCCATGGGTTTGGGAAAACAATGAGAATATTGAATcaatattatgaatatttctgAAACCTCAGATCTAGAGGCTCCTCGGTGAGCCCCATTCCTACACCTGATTATACAGCAAGCCGGCAACAGCCCCAGCTGTTTTCCTTGGGCAGGTTCCCAGAATGGCCAGCAGTGCCCTCACCCATGGTGGGGTCGCCATCAGTGAGCAGGATGATGAGGGAAACACTCCCTTCAGACAACAGCTCGGCCTGGTTGTCACTCTTCAGCCGCCTCACAGCCGTCAGCATCGCCTCATTGATGTTGGTCCCTGAAGGGCACACACTCAAGGTGACTCCCAGGCGGGCACCCTCGAGCTCCCGGCTGCAAGGCTGCGGAAGCTCTCACCTCCTAATGCATGGATGCCGGCAGCATATCTCTTGGCCTCGTCCACGTTCTCAGTGGAGGCTGGAACCAGGTGTGGCTTCCACTGGGTCGCTTCACTGCTGAAGGTGATGAGGTTGAACTGGTCTTTGGGGCCAAGGTCACTTAGGATCTTGATGAGGGCTTCCCGGGTCTGGTCAGGGGAAGAGGAGACGAGGTGGGGGGCTCCGAGGGAATTCCTGAGGGCCCTTGGGCTGGCCTCCAGGACTGGTTCTGGGATGGGGACACAGTGTAGGATCTGCAGGGTGAGGCGGCCCCATGCCAGGGCCACTCTTGGCCCCTGGAAGCTCCCTACCCAGGGTGATGGAGCAGGTAGGGTCTGCCTGTTGGACCAGGGCGAATGGCATGAGGGGCTTGGGAGTTTCCGGGGCCCATAGGACTGACCTGTTGGATTTTCCGGCCACTCATGGAGCCACTCTTGTCAATGACAAAGACTACATTCTTGGGCATTGTGGGCAGACCCTCGGGGGCAAAGTAGTGCACGAAGTAGCCATTCTCAATCTGTGGCCAGAGAGAGATGCACCCAGTTGATCAGAGCTGCAGTCCTGCCCTACCTACCCCTCTCAAGTCTCTTGATCTCAAACCCTTGGGGTTTGTTCTCCTTGTTCCACACCTCCATCTCCATCCTACCACTAGCCTCCCCCAAATCCTTGCCATCTTTCAAGGCTCCGCCCCTTTTTTGTAGAAGCCTTCCCTGCTTGTGCACAGCCCACCACAACCACCCCAACTTTGCTTCCTATTTGTTTTGGTATTTGAGGCAGCTTATGGTATGCTAAAAGGTTAAGATATAATAAACCTGaaatccatgaaaatagaaaagatttcACAATAAGGAGGAAAGGGGAAGCATAATGATGCTAGAAGTTTGTATTAGCCTCCTGGCAGCAAAGGCCAAGAGGGGAACCGCATAAAGCAGCTCTTCACAGAGACAAACACTTTCTGTCTCTGAAAGGGAATAGTTTGAGGGACAACACAAATAAACTGCCTATTTTCTGTCTGCACCAACCCCTtgtgcatacaaataaataagggtCATTATTCTCCTCTTCTAGAATGATCTAGCTCTGGGCTTTTAAGGGTGGATGGACTTCCAGGTTGCCAGGTTCTTGCCTGGAGTCCACTTACCTGAATGGAGCCTCCAGAGAGGGTTCGGGTCACATCGTAGCGGACAATGAAGTTGCCATCCAGGACTGTGTCCTGCTGACCTGGAGACTTTTGCTGCTGGGACAGTGTTGGCTTGAACAGGATGTGAGCCTAGAGGAACAAATGGCTGAAATTGGGACTAGTGGCAAGGCCATGCCAACAATACCCTCCACTTCAGTATGCTTATAGGAAAGTCAGAATTCCAGGATGCAGTCTGGGGTCAATATTCCAGGGGCCTTTCTTTCAGGCTGGGCAGCCTGAGAGAATGACCTGTTTTTGGAGCGAGGCAAGCAGAGGCTGGGCTCAGAATGCGTGTGATCCAGCTACCAATTCCTCTCTGCTTGGTTTCAGGGTTCTCCCACCACAGTCTACACCACAGACTCCAAGTCCATGTTCCACAAATCTTGGGGCTCCAACAAGTGTCCATCCTTCTCCAGGTcttgtcctcctcctctgtcTGTCCAGCAGTAGCATGGACACAGATCTCAGAGAACCCTCCAGCTCAGAGAATCTGCCCAACTGTCCTGTACTTGGAGGCTCCAGCTCACAGGGCTGGACTGAAGGCAGGCCCCTGGGTCCCCTCTCCCCATTGAGCCATGACAGGCCCACCTTGGTCTTGTTCTGGGAGACAGTGAGGGCATCTGCTAGTTCGTTGGTCATGAAAGAGCTTTCTGTCTCTAGGAAGCTGATGCCCTGAGGCTCAAAGATGTGAATGTCCATCTGGAAGGGAAGATACGGGTCACTAGGTTAGCTGGGAGCCTAACAGGAGGCCAAGGGCAGGGCCATCCAGAAGCCTCCCAGAAAGAGGCCGCACAGGTACCTGCAGGTGCTTCACCACCTGCTGGGGTCGCACTTTCAGCAGCAGCTCATACACCCCCAGATGCCGCTTGAGCAACTCCTCATACACCAGCTCAAAGGTGACCTTAGCAGCGGGAGCCACACTGACCGACACCTGGAACTGCTCCATCTTTCTCCcggtggccctgggggagggggccaTCAGGACTGCACCTCCAGGCCACTGGGGGTAAGGCTGCTGGAGGTGGGAGCAAGGCTAAGGGTCTCTGCCTGTGGCCCCCTCCCTATTACAGCTGCCCGCACCCGGGCTCACTTGACAAGGCCGGCGCTCTCTCCTCTGGCCACAGCCTCACTGTACTGCTTCTGGGCTGTGGCCTTCTCCTTGATGTTCCCTGGGTAAGTCACACCATCGATGAtcctgggggcaggggacaggagcTGTCAAGAGGCTGGTGGGGCCTCTTGACACTGTGGCTCTTGCCTTTGCCTGAGCCtcctgccatttatttatttattttggggggtggtggttactggggattgaactcaggaacactcaaccactgagccacaccctcagccctattttgtattttatttagagacaaagaccttgctaagttgtttagggtctcgctaagttgctgaggctggttttgaacttgtgatactcctgcctcagcctccagagccgctgggattaaagCGTGTGCCATTGTGTCCAGCTTCTCCTACCATTTATTATGCACCTACTGCATACAAGACCTTGTACAGGATGCTGGGTGAGGACTCCACCCACCCCAGACCTGCTCAGAATTagtaaatatgcattttattgaAGGGACAGGGGAGGATAGAAAGGAGGCTGGATGTGGAACTCTCTTCACGCTTCCAGTCTGGCCCCATCTTCCAACCTGCCCCTTCCACCTCAAGGACTGTTCCAGAGGAACCAGTCAATTACCAGCAAGAGTTTTCTGACCCGCACCTGTGCCTAGTTCTGTGTCTAACCGCACGACCAAGATGGAGCAGGAGGGGGACATGGGCCCGTAGGCTCTGATACCTTTCCCTGCAGCTGCACCCTCTTCCTCCCACTCAGGGCAGGCCCTCTGGAGGGAGTCTGGCACCTCTGGAAGTAGGCTTTGGACCAGTGGTGAATGAGAGTCCTGGGTGTGTAGACATGACCCCAGTGGCTATTTCTCTGGAAGGAAAATGATAACTCCAGAGGCTCCTTGTCCAGCGAGTAAGAAGATGTCAAGTAAATATATGCCTATTCCATCTGGGGCAGTGTGAGAGGGTGGGAATGTGGAGGTTGCAAGGGAGAGGGCAGCTGGATGCATGGAGCGGGCATTCCCCTCCCACTTCCCTGCTTTTCTTGTTTATAATGGAACTCTGGGCCAGGATGGGACTGGGGCATGAGGAACTTGGCTCCTCCTGACCAGGTCGGGGAGCAGGGAACGCTGCCCTCTACTTCCCTATCAAATACAGGCACAAAATCTGAGGCCAAAAAGAGGTGGTGCCAATCCTGGGCTCTCAGCAAATGGGATGATCTTGGCTCATTGGAGCCTGGCACAGCCTGCAGGGCTCCTGATGCAAGACCCAGGGTAGGAAAACTTGGGCTGgatgggcagggagagggaggagccaaCCACAGAGGTCCcgccccctccctctctgctggGCCCAGCTCTCCCTCTTTCTGGGAGGAGCCTCTCTCCTATCCTCAACCACTGCTTTTCCCAGAGGCCAGGACAGAGAGAAGTTATGCTGAGTTTAGCAAACATTGCAAAACTGTGttgggaagggtggggaggagagcagAGGACAAAGTGAGGATTGTCACTAACCCTCTGTAGGAAGCCCAGACCTCTCCCGAGGTAGAACAGTGGACAGTTTCCTGCAGTACCCCTCCTTAACTTTACTCTCCATGACGGGCAGCCCAGGGGGTAAGGAAGATCTCTCTATTCTGGAATCTGCTTTTGGTGACTCCCTCCTGCCTGGTTCTGGCTCAGGATGCCCCAAGCTTGCATTCTTCAAAGGCAAAGATGCAAAAATGCCAGGGGTCCTCAGCCTGCTACCCAGGCAGCACTTGAAGAGGAGGACTAGATGGCAGGAAAGACAGATCACATCCAGGAACAGTGAGCTCCTTGACAAAGCCCCTGCCCCCTGTGAGGCCTGCAGGTGGATCACACATATCCTGGAGTGGCTGGCTTCTGGAAGAGATGTCCTGGGGCCCAGAGGAGATGGAGTAGCAGTGCTGGGTtgtgggacagggaggagggtAGGAAGGCACCTACATGGAGAAGTTGGTGATGAAGGCTTTCTTGGGCAGCTCCATCTCAAAGATGGCCTCCTGCGCTTCCTCAGCCTTGTTCACTACCCGGCTGGTGACGACTGTATGGGCAAATCGAGAAGAGACCTTGGAGTCCACTGTGAGGCTGTAGATTTGGATGCCATTCTGGATCAGCAAAGGGAAAGTAGGTCAGAGTGTTTCAGTGCCACTCATTTATGCAACACTTTGAGAGGGAGCCTTGACCCTGGCTTCAGACCAACCTCTGCTCCTAGCCTAACCAACTTGCTGATCAGGCCTCAGGCCAAACTCAGGGAGATATTTCACATATGAACATGCATGGAGAATAAGAGACAGCTGCAAGCTTCATTCCCCACCCTATAGCACCATGGGCAGGGACCATGtccatcttgttctatggaggcCTACAGCACCCCAGAGGGAACAGCAAGCAGGTGGGGCAGCACCCCAAGAAACGacgcatgtgcacacatgcagaGCCTCACATTTCCCTGTGTGTACCATGCTCAAGCACACACCAGTGTTGCTCAGCTGCATATGgctgcacatgtgtgtgttttagCACAGAAGTGCCAAGTGGCTCATTGACAGCCTGTTAGCTTTGTGCCCTGCACACTACAGAACACTTTACAGCTATTAGGAGCTCAGTTTACACAACAATCATCTGAAAAGAATCTGTTAAtaccctgttttacagatgaggaatctgCGGAAGAAAGCAGGAATCTGCGGAGGAAAGCAAAAAGAACTTCCCTGAGGGTCATTCAACCAGGGAAAGGAAGAGCTGGGCTGGTAAAGCTGCATCCCTACCTACCCAGCTCCACTACCGGTCCCTAGGAGCAACTGGTTACACCAtattccctcatctgtaaaagggaaaTAATAAGATCATCCTTCCTATTAAGCAGGGGTGAGGATACCCATAAGGCCCTGGGGGTAGAGCTGTTTCTTTGCATACACACACGGACCCGTACTCCTACTTAAATGCTTGCATGCTCTCAGAGGTTCTCTCCCACTTTGCagtcatgttttctcttttcccagcTCATATGCATCCCTCCCTCACCCCCAGGCACCCATGAGGACCCCCTACCTTTTGTGCCGTGGCAGTCTGAAGGACAGCCAGCAGCAAGGGCAAGACTAGCACAATGCTGCCGATGTGGGCAGGGACCTTCATTTTGGCTCCAGTGCCTGCCTGCCAGGCTGCTTCTGAACCTGAGAGCAGATGGGAAATAAATTAGTAACTGCTCATTGCTCCGCCCCTGCGGGGGCAGGTTCTGGGAAATTGGGATCTATAAGCCAAAACCCCCAGAGGCCTCCGATAAGCAGGCAAATGACCAATGTCCAGTGAACTTTGGCTGGGGGCAGAACATATCCTGAGGAAAGGCTCAGGGTGGAGTTGGGTATTGGTGCCCCTTCTTTAGTTGGTTGGGGTGTTGGGGGAcaatcctctaccactgagctacatctctggtcctttttattttttattttgacccagggtcttgctaagttacccaggctggccttgaacttgcaattctggGTTatgggacagggaggagggtAGGAAGGCACCTACATGGAGAAGTTGGTGATGAAGGCTTTCTTGGGCAGCTCCATCTCAAAGACTCCccattagctgggattacaagtatttGCCGTCACACGCAGCTTTTAAATtgggtttcttttaaaatttttatttgtttattttgaagtactggggattgaacgcagggccttgtacatgctagcaagtgctctaccactgatgtATACCCCCCAGTCCCTgggacctctttttttttttttttggttctgaggattgaacccaggagtgcatttaccactaaactacacctctggccctttttatttttattttgagacaagttctcactaagtttctcagggttctgctgagttgctgaggctggcctacaacttgtgatcctcctgcctccacatcctgagttgctgggattataggggtgtccCACTGCCTGGGGCTGGAACCTCTTCTAAAAGGTCCAGAAGCTCCCTAGGTACCACGACCCCTCAAACCAGTCATCCCACCAAGTTTCATAGTGTTGGGGCACACAACAGTGAAGAGGAAGAGGACACTCTCCATAACCCCCATCCTGGGAGAAAACAGGGAACTGGCCATTTTAGGTAGATTTCTGGGTAATGGGGGCCTGGGAAGTGCGGCTGGGAAGTGGTGGCCCTGAAGGCCTGAAGAGGCCCATAGAAGTGTGTGAGAGGCCCAGGCAGGATGAATAGGAGGTGCAGAAGCCCTTAAGCCCTTCTTCTTCCTGGGTCTCAGGCTGCTGTTTGGGCTCCATTAATCTAGCCAGGGTCCTAAGGATCAACCCCAGCTGGGCCCCAAAACAAGGCCTGAAATTTGACAGCACACACCAAGAGCCAAAGAGATGCACAACCCATGGCCCATGGTAGTCTACTGAGTTGAGCACAAGAGCCAGCTGCATAGAGTGCTCTTGAAGCAGGTGCATGAGCAGGGTGACGGGTGTCCTCAGGGGGCCTGAGAGGGCACAACACTGATGTTGCCAAGGCCGTTAGGCAGCTAGTCCCCAGGGGTGGGTTAGGTGGGGTtcttagtgtcttttttttttttcaatccaccTTTAATAAAGTCAAAGTGCTGCTTTTAtaataaatagcaataaaaattgaacaaatattaGGTGCTCTGAATGCAGCTGGTGTGTTCCCTGGTGGTTCTAGGGAGGTCAGCTCCTGAGTCTGTGGACACACAGGGGTCAAAATGAATCATCAAAGTCCGGCCAGGTGCTCAGTCCTGGGTCAGAGAATGATACCAGTGACTCAGTGATACCAGCTGCTGTGGGGCCCACACAGTGCCCTGGGGCAGTAAGAGGCTTTCAGAGGGCTGGGGCAGTGTCTCTGCCATCAGCCCTTCCTCAAAGCTGATGGCATCTGGCCCTGGAGAAAGCCTCGTAGACTTGGGAGTGAATTCTGTGGCAGCAAGGAAAACTTCCTTCTTTTTCAGCACAGCTATGGCCAGAGCGCACCTCTGTGCACATCCATACCGGTAACCCTTTTGGCTCTGCATAGGATTGGGGTTACACAGGGAGACATACCCCTTTGGTATATGGGAAAGAGCCTCCCCAAGGGGCTCAGTGAGCAAGCCCAGACTCTGTTCCCACAAGATATCTGCTCTCCCGGGGCACAGGGCTTCGCACACACAGGCTTAGCCTGGAGCCCGAGCTATATAAGGAGGCCAAGCTGGTCTGGAACGTGGGAAAGGCTCTCTGCAGCCATCTCCCCCTGCTCAGGGGACAGGAGGGGCTTCTCAGTGGCATCAGCCttgagccaggcactgtgatcCCAGGCCCTGCCAGTCCAGTCCCAGGAGGAACCTATCAATGATCCTGCCATCACAGCTAGACAGGCCTTGATGATCCTTGAATCTAATAGTTCCATGCACACTGGGGACACTCCAGCTGAGATCCTGGTGTTCCCATGCTCCAGATAGCATGGGGGAGGAGTAGAAAATAGGAGGCTCACCCTGTTGTTTGGAAGGGGAGGAAGTAGCTTAGGAAACTACGTGACACTGGCCAGGGAGGAACTTTGGCCAGGGAGGAACTTTGGCCAGGCTCTCTCTTTGAGGAGACTTTGGATCATAAGGGAGCATGAAGAGGGTacaggaggagtgggctttggAACCTACGCCCCACAGGCCTTGGGGTCCTTGGATGCATCTTAATGGATTCCATGTGGGGAAGGGAAGAGCCCCAGATCTCCAATGACTTCACTGTAGGTGGTGTTGCTATGACCTCCTTTATGGAATAGCTCAGCCCCCCTGTTGTATACAAGGGGAAGCAGGATCAGAAAAAGGGGAAGAGGCTGGTCTAAAGTCACACAGAAGGTTAGCACCATGTCTCTAAGTCCAGATTCTTTCTAGTACATCTCAGTGGCCCTAATGTCACATGCTTCATCCCCTGGGGCCACCCAAGAGCCCGGGGAAGGGAACAGAACATATTCCCATGCCCTTTCCCATTCCTCACTCTCCTCTGCAGTTAGTAGCAGCCATGGCCAGTGATCAACCAACACCCTCCTAATGCTGAGGCCACTTGGGCATACTCTTTATTGGTGTTTCCAAGGTTCTGGTGCAAAGGGTCAGGGCTGTGGGACAAGGGCGGCGGTCCCAAAGACATCTGGGAAGAAAGACATATtctggcattaaaaaaaagttcGTGGGAAAGGCTCCTGTGTCCAGGTGCTCGGGGTGGAGGGGGCGCGATGAGCACTTCTCAGCCAAAGACACTCTTGGCAGGTCCAGCTTTGGGCTTCTCAAAGACAGTCTCAGTGCCTGTGCGGTCACGGCTGAACACAGATGGGGCGACCGAGCCAGCTTGCTCTGTGGGAAGGAGGTAAGGGAGGTACCGTTAGGGACCAGAGCTGGCTTCCTCCTAGGGAAGGCCCCTTGTATTGACAGCAGCCCCTCCTGAGCCCAGAAGCTCTGGATTCTCAGAAAAGAACCCTTGATACCCACCCCACAACAACCATAACCCCATGTCAGATTGCAGCCCACTTGGAGGACACTTACCACACTCCCGCATAACCTGGTAGGTCTTGGACTTGATTGCCTGGTTCTTGGCCAGGTTCCCTCGGGCCCCCTTCAGGTCTTCCTCCTTCACAGGGGGACGCTTCTTCTTGATGGGGGCTTCTGGAGCGCCAGCCTTGGAGAACCCAGAGCTGAATTTTTTCTGAGGCCTCAAGGCAGAGACCCCTTTCCTGGCTCACTGAGCTCAAGCAGGTTCAAGACCCATTCCTCTTACAAGAAGTCACAGTGATACACCCCCGCCCCGTGTGTCTCCCAGCCCCCTTGGCCTGACCTGCATACCTGCTCTCACCCACACACTTGGAGTTGCTGGTGGCATAGGCCACTGCAGCCTCATACCGGTCTGTCTGCCTATTCCTGAACAGGACACAGGAGAAAGGGACTGGCTTTGAGGCTGAGCAGCCCCAGGAAATTTGTTGAGTTCCAAGACCTGATATTGGATGGC from Urocitellus parryii isolate mUroPar1 chromosome 3, mUroPar1.hap1, whole genome shotgun sequence carries:
- the Itih4 gene encoding inter-alpha-trypsin inhibitor heavy chain H4 isoform X3; protein product: MKVPAHIGSIVLVLPLLLAVLQTATAQKNGIQIYSLTVDSKVSSRFAHTVVTSRVVNKAEEAQEAIFEMELPKKAFITNFSMIIDGVTYPGNIKEKATAQKQYSEAVARGESAGLVKATGRKMEQFQVSVSVAPAAKVTFELVYEELLKRHLGVYELLLKVRPQQVVKHLQMDIHIFEPQGISFLETESSFMTNELADALTVSQNKTKAHILFKPTLSQQQKSPGQQDTVLDGNFIVRYDVTRTLSGGSIQIENGYFVHYFAPEGLPTMPKNVVFVIDKSGSMSGRKIQQTREALIKILSDLGPKDQFNLITFSSEATQWKPHLVPASTENVDEAKRYAAGIHALGGTNINEAMLTAVRRLKSDNQAELLSEGSVSLIILLTDGDPTMGEINPTKIQKNVQEAIDGQYSLFCLGFGFDVSYAFLEKMALDNGGLARRIYEDSDSALQLQDFYQEVANPLLTTVAFQYPSNAVEEVTQDNFRLFFKGSEMVVAGKLRDKSPDVLSAIVKGKMHKQNVTFQTKSSVAKQEEEFQSPKYIFHNFMERLWAYLTIQQQLEQMVSASEAESQVLKDRALNLSLDYNFVTPLTSMVVTKPEGQEQSQVAEKPVEDDNRHKNINTGYDLYRLSIGLQGSRITGIVSNSPQRFGARVADSTERLVQRGPPGDPFHFSHLQNMEDLVFSPPLIPLDPHKSLLHGMEIQNKGPVVTIAPPSAPIQAPPVLLTLPGPSMDRLCVNIKHSQEPMNLLSDPDQGIEVTGQYNTEKACFHWIEVTFKNPQVHVHASPEHVVVTRNRRNSAYKWKETLYSVLPGLKMTMNKTGLLMLSGPDKVTISLLSLDDPGKGLLLLLRDTDHFSSHINGTLGQFYQDVLWETPEGADDNIRILKVQGKDYSATRELKLDYQEGPPGKEISCWSVEL
- the Itih4 gene encoding inter-alpha-trypsin inhibitor heavy chain H4 isoform X4, whose protein sequence is MKVPAHIGSIVLVLPLLLAVLQTATAQKNGIQIYSLTVDSKVSSRFAHTVVTSRVVNKAEEAQEAIFEMELPKKAFITNFSMIIDGVTYPGNIKEKATAQKQYSEAVARGESAGLVKATGRKMEQFQVSVSVAPAAKVTFELVYEELLKRHLGVYELLLKVRPQQVVKHLQMDIHIFEPQGISFLETESSFMTNELADALTVSQNKTKAHILFKPTLSQQQKSPGQQDTVLDGNFIVRYDVTRTLSGGSIQIENGYFVHYFAPEGLPTMPKNVVFVIDKSGSMSGRKIQQTREALIKILSDLGPKDQFNLITFSSEATQWKPHLVPASTENVDEAKRYAAGIHALGGTNINEAMLTAVRRLKSDNQAELLSEGSVSLIILLTDGDPTMGEINPTKIQKNVQEAIDGQYSLFCLGFGFDVSYAFLEKMALDNGGLARRIYEDSDSALQLQDFYQEVANPLLTTVAFQYPSNAVEEVTQDNFRLFFKGSEMVVAGKLRDKSPDVLSAIVKGKMHKQNVTFQTKSSVAKQEEEFQSPKYIFHNFMERLWAYLTIQQQLEQMVSASEAESQVLKDRALNLSLDYNFVTPLTSMVVTKPEGQEQSQVAEKPVEDDNRHKNINTGYDLYRLSIGLQGSRITGNGSGFLRRRGFSKQAPPLIPLDPHKSLLHGMEIQNKGPVVTIAPPSAPIQAPPVLLTLPGPSMDRLCVNIKHSQEPMNLLSDPDQGIEVTGQYNTEKACFHWIEVTFKNPQVHVHASPEHVVVTRNRRNSAYKWKETLYSVLPGLKMTMNKTGLLMLSGPDKVTISLLSLDDPGKGLLLLLRDTDHFSSHINGTLGQFYQDVLWETPEGADDNIRILKVQGKDYSATRELKLDYQEGPPGKEISCWSVEL